The sequence below is a genomic window from bacterium.
GGTAAGAAAGTGTACCTCGTCGAACGTGAACCGACGATCGGCGGACACATGGCAAAGTTCGATAAGACGTTCCCGACGCTCGACTGTGCCGCGTGTATTCTGACGCCGAAGATGTCGCAGGTGCGCGCTCATCCGAATATCAAAATGTGGACTTATTCGGAAGTGGCGAATGTCAGCGGCTTTGTAGGCAATTTCAAAGTGAAGGTGCGGCGAAAGCCGCGCTATATCATCGAAGATTTATGCGTCGGCTGTAATGAATGCGTCGAGAAGTGCACGTTCCAGAAAGGACAATTCCCCGACGAATTCAACGAAGGTCTATCTAAGCGGAAACCGATTTACATGGCGTTCCCGCAAGCAACGCCATCGGTCGTGGTCATCGATCCCGAAACCTGCAGTTTCCTGAAACGCGGGAAATGCAAGAAACCGTGCGTCGATGCCTGCGAACGCGATGCGATCGATTTTGCACAGACCGAAACCATCGAGGAAATCGATGTCGGAGCGATCATTTTAGCGACCGGTTTCAAAACCTTCGATGCCGCACGTTCGGCGCAATATGGTTACGGCATATACAAGAATGTCTTCACCGCGTTGGAAATCGAACGGATGGTAAACGCCTCGGGACCGACCGGTGGCGAAGTCAAATTGCGCGATGGAAAGTCCGTACCGCAATCGGTTGGCATCATCCATTGTGTCGGCAGCCGCGATGCGAAAACGAACAAACACTGTTCCCGCGTCTGTTGTATGTATTCGCTCAAGCTCGCGCACTTGATTAAAGAGCGCACCGGCGCCGATGTCTACAACTTCTATATCGACATGCGAACGCCGGGCAAAGGGTACGAAGAGTTCTACGACAAGTTGCTCAACGAAAATGTTCATTTCATTCGTGGTCGCGTCGCCACTGTGAACGACTGGGCGGCAACCCCCGAAGAGCAAGGCAAATTGGTACTTCGCGCCGAAGATACGCTGCTCGGAGTTGTGCGACGGATTCCCGTCGATATGGTTGTGTTGTCGACCGGACTCGAACCGAAATCTGATGCGGACGATGTTCGACGGCTCTTCAATATCAGTTGCAGCAAGGAAGGTTGGTTCCTGGAGCGGCATCCGAAACTCGCTCCGGTAAATACCTTTACCGACGGCATTTTCTTAGCGGGCGCTTGTCAAGGACCGAAGGATATTCCCGACACCGTTGCACAAGCCGGTGCGGCGGCGATGGAAGCGGTCGCTTTAATCGACCGCGGGTTTGTCGAATTAGAACCGAATACGGCGTACATCACAGAAGATGAGTGTTCCGGTTGTCAGATTTGTGTTGGGCTTTGTCCCTATAGTGCAATCAGTTTCGATAACGAACTGAAAACATCACAAGTAAACGGTGCGCTTTGCAAAGGCTGCGGCACTTGCGTGGCAAGTTGTCCGTCCGGAGCGGCGCAGCAACACCTATTCACCGACGAACAGATCTTCGAGGAGATCGAGGGGGTCATGGAATATGTCTGATCCGATTCGTAATGGAAGTGATGGCAGGTTTGAACCGCGCATCGTTGCATTCTTCTGCAATTGGTGTACGTATACCGCAGCCGATCTTGCCGGTACAGCGCGAATGACGTATGCCCCGAATGCGCGCGTGGTTCGCATTATGTGCTCCGGACGGCTTGACCCGCAATTTATTATGGCGGCGTTTCGTCAGGGTGCCGATGGCGTACTGATAGGTGGTTGTCATCCCGGCGATTGCCATTATCAGGAAGGCAACTACAAAGCGTTGCGCCGGATTACATTGCTGAAAAAACTCCTCAGTCAATTCGGAATCGAACCGGAACGGCTCCGGCTCGAATGGATTTCCGCTTCGGAAGGCGACCGGGTGCAAAAAGTGATGAATGAAATGACCGAACAGGTGCGCAAGCTCGGTCCGCTCCATCTGGAACCGATGAAGTTGCAGCACCCCGGTGCGGCTGCGTCGCTTTCTCACGTAAAGGCGACCCCTGTTAAGGAGATGGCGCTATGAGTAAACCGAAAGTAGGTTTCTATTGGTGCGCGTCCTGCGGCGGCTGTGAAGAAGCGATTGTCGATCTCGACGAAGCGATTCTCGATGTGGTTGCCGCGGTCGATGTCGTCTTTTGGCCTTGTGCGATGGATTTCAAGCGCAGCGATGTCGAAGCGATGAAAGACAACGAAATGGCCGTTTGTTTTATCAACGGTGCCGTACGCAGCGACGAGCAACTGGAAATGGTCGAGTTGCTCCGCAAGAAAGCCGGATTGGTCGTTGCATTTGGCAGCTGCTCCCACGAAGGCGGTATTCCCGGTTTAGCGAATCTCTACACCAAGGCGGGAGTATTAAAGGCTGCTTATGGTAACGCCTTCTCAACTGTCAATCCTGAGTACACTCTTCCGATGGCGGAATTCTCTTTCCCCGAAGGGAAAGGGACATTACCTACATTGTTTGAGACCGTAAAATCGCTCGATCAAGTGATTGATGTCGATTATTTTCTCCCCGGTTGTCCGCCACCTGTCAAGCTCATCGTCAATGCCGTAATGGCAATATTAAAAGGGGAGCTTCCCGAAAAGGGAGCCGTCCTTGCGCCGGATATGGCACAGTGCGATGAGTGTCCCCGGAAAGACACCAAGCCGGAAAAATTGTTGCTCAAGCAATTCTACCGCCCCTTCCAGATTCAAGTCGACCATGAAAAGTGTTTGCTTGCCCAAGGCTTACTCTGCTTAGGCCCGGTGACTCGGCAGGGTTGCAACAATTCCTGTATGGTTGGCAATATGCCTTGCACCGGATGTATGGGTCCGACCAGCCGCGTCCGCGATTACGGTGCGAAAGCGCTCTCCGCGATTGCGACTTCCCTCGATTCCAACGACGATGCCGAAATCGTAGCAGTGATGGATTCGATTGTTGATCCCGCGGGCACGTTCTACCGCTATAGTTTACCCACATCATTGATGCATCGCG
It includes:
- a CDS encoding CoB--CoM heterodisulfide reductase iron-sulfur subunit A family protein, whose translation is GKKVYLVEREPTIGGHMAKFDKTFPTLDCAACILTPKMSQVRAHPNIKMWTYSEVANVSGFVGNFKVKVRRKPRYIIEDLCVGCNECVEKCTFQKGQFPDEFNEGLSKRKPIYMAFPQATPSVVVIDPETCSFLKRGKCKKPCVDACERDAIDFAQTETIEEIDVGAIILATGFKTFDAARSAQYGYGIYKNVFTALEIERMVNASGPTGGEVKLRDGKSVPQSVGIIHCVGSRDAKTNKHCSRVCCMYSLKLAHLIKERTGADVYNFYIDMRTPGKGYEEFYDKLLNENVHFIRGRVATVNDWAATPEEQGKLVLRAEDTLLGVVRRIPVDMVVLSTGLEPKSDADDVRRLFNISCSKEGWFLERHPKLAPVNTFTDGIFLAGACQGPKDIPDTVAQAGAAAMEAVALIDRGFVELEPNTAYITEDECSGCQICVGLCPYSAISFDNELKTSQVNGALCKGCGTCVASCPSGAAQQHLFTDEQIFEEIEGVMEYV
- a CDS encoding hydrogenase iron-sulfur subunit, with product MSDPIRNGSDGRFEPRIVAFFCNWCTYTAADLAGTARMTYAPNARVVRIMCSGRLDPQFIMAAFRQGADGVLIGGCHPGDCHYQEGNYKALRRITLLKKLLSQFGIEPERLRLEWISASEGDRVQKVMNEMTEQVRKLGPLHLEPMKLQHPGAAASLSHVKATPVKEMAL
- a CDS encoding oxidoreductase gives rise to the protein MSKPKVGFYWCASCGGCEEAIVDLDEAILDVVAAVDVVFWPCAMDFKRSDVEAMKDNEMAVCFINGAVRSDEQLEMVELLRKKAGLVVAFGSCSHEGGIPGLANLYTKAGVLKAAYGNAFSTVNPEYTLPMAEFSFPEGKGTLPTLFETVKSLDQVIDVDYFLPGCPPPVKLIVNAVMAILKGELPEKGAVLAPDMAQCDECPRKDTKPEKLLLKQFYRPFQIQVDHEKCLLAQGLLCLGPVTRQGCNNSCMVGNMPCTGCMGPTSRVRDYGAKALSAIATSLDSNDDAEIVAVMDSIVDPAGTFYRYSLPTSLMHRANVTNGGK